In a single window of the Nodularia spumigena CCY9414 genome:
- a CDS encoding STAS domain-containing protein — protein MSVRFNHEEGIIAESLNLTVSLRGTREVRDNCQLFRLTGLLDAFSEPTFRKVLGNKIDEGPKHIILDLSQIDFVDSSGLGALVQLAKQAQTAEGTLQIVTNARVTQTVKLVRLEKFLALQTSVDAALENIK, from the coding sequence TTGAGCGTTCGCTTTAACCATGAGGAGGGAATTATTGCTGAGTCATTGAATCTAACCGTGAGCCTGAGAGGCACTCGCGAAGTCCGGGATAACTGTCAGCTATTCCGCCTCACAGGTTTGTTAGACGCATTTTCTGAGCCGACTTTTCGCAAGGTACTTGGCAATAAAATTGATGAGGGTCCCAAGCATATTATCCTGGATCTCTCACAAATTGACTTTGTTGATAGCTCCGGATTGGGCGCTTTGGTGCAGCTAGCTAAACAAGCTCAAACTGCCGAAGGTACTTTGCAAATTGTCACAAATGCCCGCGTTACTCAAACGGTCAAGCTTGTTCGCTTAGAAAAGTTTCTAGCCCTGCAAACTTCAGTTGATGCGGCTTTAGAAAACATCAAGTAG